TGCCTGAAATTCAGACTGGGAAGCATAATTCTCTACATTTTTGTCATTAAAAGCCTTGTCGCTTTGGGAAAATATGACATTTCTGTCATATAGGCACTCACCCTCCGGGGCGACGGGGATTGAACACTCATCAGGGAGTAGCGCGCTATGTGTCGATTGTTTGCGCTGACCAGCAGCGACCCAGTCTCCCCCATGGATGCCATCCGGGCCTTGGATGTCATGCGCGAGGGGCACGACGGATCGGGAGTCGGCCTGTATTTGTCGGATCTGGGCGGCCCGTTCGAGTCCATGAAGGGTTGCCCCATCCTGTCGGGAATTTTCACCAACGCCGGTGTCGAACGCCTGGACGCCTTCATGAGCGGGCTAGGGTTCGCCCTCAAGTACGATCTCGCCATCACCCCCAAGGGGGCCATGCCCACATGGACGCCCAAGCGGGAGCGCTATATCGTGCGGGCCTATGACATCCCTGCGACGTGGAAGGATCTGAGCGAAGATGAGAAGGGCCTCGGCTACCTGAAGACCCGCCTTGAACTCAAGCACATGGGCCTCGCTAGCGAAGACATCACCGTTTTTTCCTTCTGGCCGGACACGGTCATGATAAAAGAGATCGGCGACCCGCTACAGGTCGGCGAGTATCTGGGGCTGGACCGGCCCGAGATCAAGAGCCGCCTTGTCCTGGCCCAGGGACGTCAGAACACCAATTACGCCATCAATCTGTACGCCTGCCACCCCTTCTTCATCGAAGGCCTGAGCACCATGACCAACGGCGAGAACACGGCCTTCATCCCTATCCGTGATTATCTCGCCTCCCAGGGGATTCCCGGCTACGAGGGCTACAACTCCGATTCGGAAGTT
This DNA window, taken from Desulfomicrobium sp. ZS1, encodes the following:
- a CDS encoding glutamate synthase, which codes for MCRLFALTSSDPVSPMDAIRALDVMREGHDGSGVGLYLSDLGGPFESMKGCPILSGIFTNAGVERLDAFMSGLGFALKYDLAITPKGAMPTWTPKRERYIVRAYDIPATWKDLSEDEKGLGYLKTRLELKHMGLASEDITVFSFWPDTVMIKEIGDPLQVGEYLGLDRPEIKSRLVLAQGRQNTNYAINLYACHPFFIEGLSTMTNGENTAFIPIRDYLASQGIPGYEGYNSDSEVFTHILHFTIKKLGLPFEAYKHIITPLKDHEMKDHPDKEFLSKLKQICRRLIIDGPNCVIGCLPDKSMFMVQDSKKLRPGVVGGRPGLYAFSSEICGLDLAIPDRDKAQDFQPMHLDSAIVGPDRQEIKVCRQTQPLALPN